Proteins encoded in a region of the Mycoplasma mobile 163K genome:
- a CDS encoding Bax inhibitor-1/YccA family protein, with amino-acid sequence MTNNANIFNFRKKTLSYTYTKNSNKLLSFTLMWFGLAISLVLLFALSVTFNEGLRNIFINFISSSDIGITSFWIIGSLLQFVLVFLINYLVNKNKSLFSIVFAFLIFVLIESFIVSFIFLIYSGNSIEFGRNILLALLIPFGILIFMGILGYFKIFNFSKLVPILTFGTFTLIIIGVLFWWIFSDILVSIYSVLGILIFSGWIGFDLYVIRKTNDHMVNTDNYSNLDFLKISIIFALKLFIDFINLVLFALRFFRR; translated from the coding sequence ATGACAAATAATGCTAACATTTTTAATTTTAGAAAAAAAACTCTAAGTTATACATATACAAAAAATAGTAATAAATTATTATCATTTACATTAATGTGATTTGGTCTTGCTATTTCTTTAGTTTTGCTTTTTGCTTTAAGTGTTACCTTTAATGAAGGTTTAAGAAACATTTTTATTAATTTTATTTCTTCATCAGATATTGGAATAACCTCTTTTTGAATTATTGGCTCTTTATTACAATTTGTTTTAGTTTTTTTAATTAATTATTTAGTAAATAAAAACAAAAGTTTATTCTCAATTGTTTTTGCATTCTTGATTTTTGTTTTAATTGAAAGTTTTATTGTTTCTTTTATTTTCTTAATTTATTCAGGAAATTCAATTGAATTTGGAAGAAACATTTTACTTGCATTATTAATTCCTTTTGGAATTTTAATCTTTATGGGAATTTTAGGATATTTTAAAATATTTAATTTTTCTAAATTAGTACCTATTTTAACTTTTGGAACATTCACTTTGATTATTATTGGTGTTCTTTTTTGGTGAATTTTTAGTGATATATTAGTTTCAATTTATTCTGTTTTAGGAATTTTAATTTTTTCAGGGTGGATCGGATTCGATTTATATGTAATAAGAAAAACAAATGATCACATGGTAAATACAGATAATTATTCTAATTTAGATTTTTTAAAAATAAGCATTATATTTGCTCTAAAACTATTTATTGATTTTATTAATTTAGTTCTTTTTGCTTTAAGATTTTTTAGAAGATAA
- the whiA gene encoding DNA-binding protein WhiA: MSFSSEVKNEIISNKRNKQEKKLFLQGFLFANIIEESENVFTISLRNKKYIDEINLLLDFFKISFKKVQNSTSKIEILDKNIFKEYPSSEFTHFFSGVFFSGGSISNLSSKFYHLELKINSKRFSEQILNHLKKHNLPFQIFTKNNRDIIYIKKSEMISDFLKAIGAIKNYLKFEDSRIERDYLNYNNKITNLSILNQKKLVETHFKYLEDYQFIIDNNLEKLFTEDELSFFKLKKQNRFESLNELSKIFSETFQINKSKSALNHYLRKLKKNVEKYDKKSKK, from the coding sequence ATGTCATTTTCTAGTGAAGTAAAAAACGAAATAATCTCAAATAAAAGAAATAAGCAAGAAAAAAAGCTATTTTTACAAGGTTTTCTTTTTGCAAATATTATTGAAGAAAGTGAAAATGTTTTTACTATTTCTTTGAGAAATAAAAAATATATAGATGAGATAAACTTACTATTAGACTTTTTTAAAATTAGCTTTAAAAAAGTTCAAAATTCAACTTCTAAAATTGAAATTTTAGATAAAAATATTTTTAAAGAATATCCTTCAAGTGAATTTACACATTTTTTTTCAGGTGTCTTTTTTTCAGGTGGATCAATAAGTAATTTAAGTAGTAAATTTTATCATCTAGAGCTTAAAATAAATTCCAAAAGATTTTCCGAACAAATTCTTAATCATCTTAAAAAACATAATTTGCCTTTTCAAATTTTTACTAAAAATAATAGAGACATAATTTACATTAAGAAGTCTGAAATGATTAGCGATTTTTTAAAAGCTATTGGAGCTATAAAAAATTATTTAAAATTTGAAGATTCTAGAATTGAAAGAGATTATTTGAATTACAATAATAAAATCACTAATCTTTCTATTTTAAATCAAAAAAAATTAGTAGAAACCCATTTTAAATATTTAGAAGATTATCAATTTATAATAGATAATAATTTAGAAAAACTATTTACAGAAGATGAATTAAGTTTTTTTAAATTAAAAAAACAAAACAGATTTGAATCATTGAATGAATTGAGTAAAATTTTTTCCGAAACATTCCAAATAAACAAATCTAAAAGTGCTTTAAATCATTATTTAAGAAAACTTAAGAAAAATGTTGAAAAATATGACAAAAAAAGTAAAAAATAA
- a CDS encoding YneF family protein — translation MEIGLAIGLIVGLSILFTIVGLVVGFFLTKRYFEKQLRENPPINEKMIRAMFLQMGRKPSESHIKSVMRSMKNAK, via the coding sequence ATGGAAATTGGTCTTGCAATAGGGCTTATTGTTGGTCTTTCAATTCTATTTACCATTGTTGGTTTAGTTGTTGGTTTTTTCCTAACAAAACGTTATTTCGAAAAACAATTGAGAGAAAATCCTCCAATTAATGAAAAAATGATTAGGGCAATGTTTTTACAAATGGGTAGAAAACCATCCGAATCACATATTAAAAGTGTAATGCGTTCTATGAAAAATGCAAAGTAA
- a CDS encoding MSC_0882 family membrane protein, translating into MNLKPINIDTTEVIEFNEEKKLAKKSSILYFDNSELENQAKNSKLSNNTLIIQSCNSLNPHIPETKEFSNTSEEKTDVKQSKNTEVKKGKLSLLISEKKLRTFVMISTSFFIFLLVLLLILFFTNAIPISNLGFYVIPSIVILFLLYNFFISLIEFKGLNKLTKTLTIEGDLNSNSLITDFYIKMQKKHISTIWFAIFYTFYVGIFTLIFWGIQSQNWLNGALNFQLWISNAFPTPFNPFWATILFGSSILLVILITLIFSLIRRFQSINFLAYFDQEVIKIEVIESIRKNRNKFYLKIFIFSILIVFVIPIIFYFVVKGIRK; encoded by the coding sequence GTGAATTTAAAACCAATAAATATCGATACTACAGAAGTTATTGAATTTAATGAAGAAAAGAAGCTTGCAAAAAAATCAAGTATTTTATATTTTGACAATTCTGAATTAGAAAATCAAGCTAAAAATTCTAAGTTATCAAATAATACTCTTATTATTCAATCTTGTAATTCACTAAATCCACACATTCCTGAGACAAAAGAATTTTCGAATACTAGCGAAGAAAAAACAGATGTAAAACAATCTAAAAACACAGAGGTTAAAAAAGGAAAACTAAGTTTGTTAATTTCTGAAAAGAAGCTGAGAACTTTTGTTATGATTTCAACTTCTTTTTTCATTTTTTTATTGGTATTATTATTAATTTTGTTTTTCACTAATGCAATTCCAATTTCAAATCTTGGTTTTTATGTTATTCCAAGTATAGTTATTTTATTTTTACTTTATAATTTTTTTATTTCTCTTATTGAGTTTAAAGGCCTTAATAAATTAACAAAAACCTTAACAATTGAAGGAGATTTAAACTCAAATTCCTTAATAACTGATTTTTATATTAAAATGCAAAAAAAGCACATTTCTACTATTTGGTTTGCAATTTTTTATACTTTTTATGTCGGGATTTTTACACTGATATTTTGGGGAATTCAATCTCAAAATTGATTAAATGGAGCATTAAATTTTCAATTGTGAATTTCAAATGCTTTCCCTACCCCATTTAATCCTTTTTGAGCAACTATTTTATTTGGTTCTTCAATTTTACTAGTAATTTTAATAACACTTATTTTTTCCTTAATAAGAAGATTTCAATCAATAAACTTTCTTGCTTATTTTGATCAAGAAGTAATAAAAATAGAAGTTATTGAAAGTATAAGAAAAAATAGAAATAAGTTTTATTTAAAAATTTTTATTTTTTCAATATTAATTGTTTTTGTTATTCCGATTATTTTTTATTTTGTTGTAAAAGGAATAAGAAAATAA
- a CDS encoding ArsR family transcriptional regulator, whose protein sequence is MKLRILVNFWDCKCNDTCVNEIVNKFKTSQANISQHLSGLKDMNIIVSKKDSRRRIYSINKDVRKTFDSLFKEIILHDDLNKWLCKCQNPEVS, encoded by the coding sequence ATGAAATTGAGGATTCTTGTAAATTTTTGAGATTGCAAATGTAATGACACATGTGTAAATGAAATTGTGAACAAATTCAAAACTTCTCAAGCAAATATTTCTCAACATTTAAGTGGTTTAAAGGATATGAATATTATTGTTTCTAAAAAAGACTCAAGAAGAAGAATCTATTCAATAAATAAAGATGTAAGAAAAACATTTGATTCTTTGTTTAAAGAAATTATTCTTCATGATGATCTAAATAAATGACTTTGTAAGTGTCAAAATCCAGAAGTAAGTTAA
- a CDS encoding ATP-binding cassette domain-containing protein encodes MNKSEEQEILLKVINLQKFFANKNGILKAVQNVSFDLEEGEILGLIGESGSGKTTLGRSLIRLYDDYNGFVSLDGNVISGKKISKKNRLFLHKNIQMIFQDPHTSMNSQKTVYSILKESLIINKVLKNKYKDIFSDWEQVKKFFKYTFIENYHKTSLENIVFENEVELDFISKWEKKLKLINTSESEFDEVFSEMFLFLESKQNMESKVVTKYFETTKKIFNSYLEGMEKYRKDDLFIDEKDLIEATENLKKVIKLSKVSLEREKLLEQIFEQKKYLKSFKFKQREKISRRKNTLKNYLEEFKNNLKLFLQQKNISLNQKDFLINYKWYLIYKKSFSLLSKNLNLLKYLTIEEISKLIEFQKNYNLRYFNSFENENKVNKKQILNGYEFSYKKELSKSNQTRITILNEKKEYKDNINELRKKMGSISKIPTYNVQDIEKAKLNLKSTKEKNDQELSEYLVKHSKTISKYKEDFIKAKSIQDEIKLKKESLDLYFQNLLNYFFKRIETEIFLEKNKHTINSWKTKTLSFKTRLFEKKDTLESFEIEKNLLKKEIKKLEHLLGMKENLFSKYFVKDIFAKEIIYSALEDVGLLRQFAYRYPHEFSGGQRQRIVIARALITNPKVIIADEPIASLDISIQAQVVNLLKDLCKTKKIGLIFIAHDLSMVEYIADSIIIMHYGRIVERGKTEKIFENPIHPYTISLFDSIPKISNANEKFKSSNFELTYLNEQSLGNPPILHEVAENHHVLATEEQFNHWINK; translated from the coding sequence ATGAATAAAAGTGAAGAACAAGAAATTTTATTAAAGGTAATAAATTTGCAAAAATTCTTTGCAAATAAAAATGGTATTCTTAAAGCTGTTCAAAATGTTAGTTTTGATTTAGAAGAAGGAGAAATTTTAGGTTTAATTGGAGAAAGCGGCTCTGGAAAAACAACTTTAGGCCGTTCTTTAATTAGATTATATGATGATTATAATGGTTTTGTTTCTTTAGATGGAAATGTAATTTCTGGAAAAAAAATAAGCAAGAAAAATCGCTTATTTTTACACAAAAATATTCAAATGATCTTTCAAGATCCTCACACTTCGATGAATTCTCAAAAAACTGTTTATTCAATTTTAAAAGAGTCTTTAATAATTAACAAAGTTTTAAAAAACAAATACAAAGACATTTTTTCTGATTGAGAACAAGTTAAGAAGTTTTTCAAATATACTTTTATTGAAAATTATCACAAAACAAGTTTGGAAAATATTGTTTTTGAAAATGAAGTAGAATTAGATTTTATTTCAAAATGAGAAAAGAAATTAAAACTTATAAATACTTCAGAGAGTGAATTTGATGAAGTTTTTTCAGAGATGTTTTTATTTTTAGAATCAAAACAAAATATGGAATCCAAAGTTGTTACAAAATATTTTGAAACAACAAAGAAAATTTTTAATTCCTATTTAGAAGGAATGGAAAAATATCGAAAAGATGATTTATTTATAGATGAAAAAGATTTAATTGAGGCAACTGAAAATTTGAAAAAAGTAATTAAATTATCTAAAGTTTCTTTAGAAAGAGAAAAATTATTAGAGCAAATTTTTGAACAAAAAAAATATTTGAAATCTTTTAAGTTTAAACAAAGAGAAAAAATTTCTAGAAGAAAGAATACCTTAAAAAATTATTTAGAAGAGTTTAAAAATAATTTAAAGTTATTTTTGCAGCAAAAAAACATCTCACTTAATCAAAAGGATTTTTTAATAAATTACAAATGATATTTAATATATAAAAAATCTTTTAGTCTTTTATCTAAAAATTTAAATTTATTAAAATATTTAACAATTGAAGAAATAAGTAAATTAATAGAATTTCAAAAAAATTACAACTTAAGATATTTTAATTCTTTTGAAAACGAAAATAAAGTAAATAAAAAACAAATTTTAAATGGTTATGAATTTTCATATAAGAAAGAATTAAGTAAATCAAATCAAACTAGAATTACAATTTTAAACGAGAAAAAAGAGTACAAAGATAACATTAATGAATTAAGAAAAAAAATGGGTTCAATTTCAAAAATTCCAACATATAATGTTCAAGATATTGAAAAAGCTAAATTAAATTTAAAATCTACAAAAGAAAAAAATGATCAAGAATTATCAGAATACTTAGTAAAACATAGCAAAACTATTTCAAAATATAAAGAAGATTTTATAAAGGCAAAATCAATTCAAGATGAAATAAAATTAAAAAAAGAATCTCTTGATTTATATTTTCAGAATTTATTGAATTACTTTTTTAAAAGAATTGAAACAGAAATTTTTCTAGAAAAAAACAAACATACAATTAATTCTTGAAAAACAAAAACTCTATCTTTTAAAACAAGATTATTTGAAAAAAAAGACACTTTAGAATCATTTGAAATTGAAAAAAATCTTTTGAAAAAAGAAATTAAAAAATTAGAACATTTACTTGGAATGAAAGAGAATTTGTTTTCAAAATATTTTGTAAAAGATATCTTTGCAAAAGAAATTATTTATTCTGCTCTTGAAGATGTTGGGTTATTAAGACAATTCGCATATAGATACCCTCATGAATTTTCTGGTGGACAAAGACAAAGAATTGTAATCGCAAGAGCTCTAATTACAAATCCAAAAGTAATTATTGCAGATGAGCCAATTGCATCTTTAGATATTTCTATTCAAGCTCAAGTTGTCAATTTATTAAAAGACCTGTGCAAAACTAAAAAAATTGGATTAATTTTTATAGCTCATGATTTATCTATGGTTGAATATATTGCAGATTCCATTATCATTATGCACTATGGTAGAATTGTAGAAAGAGGAAAAACAGAAAAGATTTTTGAAAATCCTATCCACCCTTATACTATTTCTTTATTTGATTCAATTCCAAAAATTTCAAATGCAAATGAAAAATTCAAATCTTCAAATTTTGAACTTACTTATTTAAATGAACAAAGTTTAGGTAATCCTCCTATTTTACATGAAGTTGCTGAAAACCATCATGTTTTAGCAACAGAAGAACAATTTAATCATTGAATTAATAAATAA
- a CDS encoding ABC transporter ATP-binding protein: MNENILKNTISLASTLQNTDAKNFQEETILKVKNLKVSFKTGRKKVINIIRGVDVSVKRGQIIGFVGESGSGKSVTSKALININFGAIVDADVMKLENIDLLSLKEDSQWNNIRGKYIGYIPQDPLTSLNPTRTIGKQLLDCIERDSRFKSKEEKIKFSIDLLESFGIRNAKEKFNSYPHTLSGGQKQRVVIAMVVARQPKIIIADEPTTALDPTVQASVLVLFEKIRQEFGISIIFISHNISVVAKFCDYIYVMYAGKIVERGTKKEIFEDPRHPYTWALISSIPENKEEKLYNIQGLPPDMANLPAGDPFASRNEHALEIDFEKEPPLFWINKTHAAATWLLHPDAPKVPMNRKIQERIKLFKKVFNE; this comes from the coding sequence ATGAATGAGAATATTTTAAAAAATACTATATCTTTAGCCTCTACACTACAAAATACAGATGCTAAAAATTTCCAAGAAGAGACAATTTTAAAAGTTAAAAATTTAAAAGTTTCTTTTAAAACTGGAAGAAAAAAAGTTATTAATATTATTAGAGGTGTTGATGTAAGTGTTAAAAGAGGGCAAATTATTGGTTTTGTTGGTGAAAGTGGTTCCGGAAAATCAGTTACTTCAAAAGCTTTAATTAATATTAATTTCGGAGCAATTGTAGATGCAGATGTAATGAAATTAGAAAATATTGACTTACTATCTTTAAAAGAAGATTCACAATGAAATAATATTAGAGGAAAATACATTGGTTATATTCCTCAAGATCCACTTACTTCTTTAAATCCCACAAGAACAATTGGAAAACAATTGCTAGATTGTATTGAAAGAGATTCAAGATTTAAATCAAAAGAAGAAAAAATTAAATTTTCAATTGATTTACTAGAATCATTTGGAATTAGAAATGCAAAGGAAAAATTCAATTCATACCCACATACTTTGAGCGGTGGACAAAAGCAAAGAGTAGTTATTGCAATGGTTGTTGCAAGGCAACCAAAAATAATTATTGCAGATGAGCCCACAACTGCTTTAGATCCAACTGTTCAAGCTTCAGTATTAGTTTTATTTGAAAAAATTAGACAAGAATTTGGAATTTCAATTATTTTTATTTCTCATAATATTAGTGTTGTTGCAAAATTTTGTGACTATATCTATGTTATGTATGCTGGAAAAATAGTAGAAAGAGGAACTAAAAAAGAGATTTTTGAAGACCCTAGACATCCTTACACTTGAGCTTTAATTAGCTCAATTCCTGAAAATAAAGAAGAAAAACTTTACAACATTCAAGGATTACCACCTGACATGGCAAATTTACCTGCAGGAGACCCTTTCGCATCTAGAAATGAACATGCTTTAGAAATAGATTTTGAAAAAGAACCACCATTGTTTTGAATTAATAAAACTCATGCTGCAGCAACTTGATTATTGCATCCAGATGCTCCAAAAGTTCCAATGAATAGAAAAATTCAAGAAAGAATAAAATTATTTAAGAAGGTTTTTAATGAATAA
- a CDS encoding ABC transporter permease, giving the protein MNRNDFNKKYNIKTDSNSFKFSTNNSVSLLQLVGKPKKNIIEIIKRYFSNPYSVIALSIFLIILLMAIIIPFTSPFAGDIPITNQSNFFNGNLPPIANPLKTQILTNSQRQLFIDIQNQINIEGASLIISEKLLGFNQWEITYNAYELLSFTNSGQQFSTILGTTSSGFDIWTRSWSATIQSLLLAVLVALINSIVGVSLGIYLGFNFGKPIDTFFERVLEVINSLPNLIWVLILVSIVGTDFFQLIIVLVIIGWSAPVAEARRFAILVKDLDFIKAAEAIGASKKRRIFMHLLPNIIGRLAISFVQRIPVIIFLVSSLSFLGFLTDPANLNLGNILVQALGDFSNNPWTLLLPSLLLLTITLSLQFVALGVHDAIDPQLRKV; this is encoded by the coding sequence ATGAATAGAAATGATTTTAATAAAAAATATAATATCAAAACTGATTCAAATTCATTCAAATTTAGTACAAATAATTCTGTAAGTTTACTTCAATTAGTTGGAAAACCAAAGAAAAATATTATCGAAATTATCAAAAGGTATTTTTCAAATCCTTATTCTGTTATTGCATTATCAATTTTTCTAATTATTTTATTAATGGCAATTATTATTCCATTTACTTCTCCTTTTGCAGGAGATATACCTATTACAAATCAAAGCAATTTTTTTAATGGAAATTTACCTCCAATTGCAAATCCATTAAAAACCCAAATTTTGACAAATTCGCAAAGACAACTTTTTATTGATATTCAAAATCAAATAAATATAGAAGGTGCTTCTTTGATTATTAGTGAAAAACTACTTGGTTTTAACCAATGAGAAATTACTTATAATGCATATGAATTGCTATCATTTACAAATAGTGGTCAACAATTTAGCACAATTTTAGGAACAACAAGTAGTGGATTTGATATTTGAACAAGAAGTTGATCAGCAACAATTCAATCATTGCTTTTAGCAGTTTTAGTTGCTCTAATTAATTCAATTGTTGGTGTTTCATTAGGCATTTATTTAGGTTTTAATTTTGGAAAGCCAATTGATACATTTTTTGAAAGAGTTTTAGAAGTAATTAATTCTTTACCTAATTTAATTTGAGTTTTAATTTTAGTTTCAATTGTTGGTACAGATTTTTTCCAATTAATTATAGTTTTAGTAATTATCGGATGATCTGCTCCAGTCGCAGAAGCAAGAAGATTTGCAATTTTAGTTAAAGATTTAGATTTCATTAAAGCAGCAGAAGCAATTGGAGCTTCAAAGAAAAGAAGAATTTTCATGCATTTACTTCCTAATATTATTGGAAGATTAGCCATTTCTTTTGTACAAAGAATTCCAGTAATTATTTTCTTAGTATCTTCATTATCATTTTTAGGATTTTTAACAGATCCTGCAAATCTAAATTTAGGTAATATTTTAGTTCAAGCTTTAGGTGATTTTTCAAACAATCCTTGAACTTTGTTATTGCCTTCATTGCTATTATTAACAATAACATTATCATTGCAATTTGTAGCTCTTGGAGTACATGATGCAATCGATCCACAATTAAGAAAGGTTTAA